Proteins co-encoded in one Desulfitibacter alkalitolerans DSM 16504 genomic window:
- the rpsI gene encoding 30S ribosomal protein S9, which yields MAQVQFYGTGRRKNSVARVYLVPGDGKITVNGRDIDNYFDKETLKMIIRQPFDVTETLGRFDVKAKVEGGGSTGQAGAIRMGIARALLIADEGYRPPLKRNGFLTRDPRMKERRKYGLKKARKAPQFSKR from the coding sequence ATGGCGCAGGTACAATTTTACGGAACAGGTAGAAGAAAGAACTCTGTAGCTAGAGTATATCTAGTACCGGGAGACGGAAAAATCACTGTAAATGGTAGAGATATTGATAATTATTTTGATAAAGAAACTCTAAAAATGATTATTAGACAGCCCTTCGATGTAACTGAGACCTTGGGAAGGTTCGATGTTAAAGCAAAGGTTGAAGGTGGAGGCTCAACTGGACAGGCAGGAGCTATCAGAATGGGCATAGCTAGAGCCCTTTTAATAGCAGATGAGGGATATAGACCTCCTTTAAAGAGAAATGGTTTTCTAACCCGTGACCCAAGAATGAAAGAAAGAAGAAAGTATGGTTTAAAGAAAGCCCGTAAGGCACCACAATTCTCTAAA
- the rplM gene encoding 50S ribosomal protein L13, whose product MKTFMAKPNEVARKWYLIDADGKTLGRLASEIAVLLRGKHKPIFTPHVDVGDHVIVINAEKIHLTGNKLSQKRYYWHTGYPGGIKSMDYQTFISKSPDKVILKAVKGMLPHNKLGRQMLTKLRVYKGSEHPHQAQKPETWGA is encoded by the coding sequence ATGAAAACCTTTATGGCTAAGCCTAATGAAGTAGCTAGAAAATGGTATCTAATTGATGCCGATGGTAAAACCTTAGGCAGACTGGCCTCTGAAATAGCAGTATTGCTAAGAGGTAAACATAAACCAATATTTACTCCACATGTGGATGTGGGAGATCACGTAATTGTAATTAACGCAGAAAAGATTCACTTAACAGGTAATAAGCTGTCCCAGAAAAGATATTACTGGCATACAGGTTATCCAGGTGGAATAAAATCCATGGATTATCAAACTTTTATAAGCAAATCACCAGATAAAGTAATCTTGAAAGCAGTTAAGGGAATGCTGCCGCATAATAAGCTGGGCAGGCAAATGTTAACAAAGCTTAGAGTATATAAAGGTAGTGAACATCCACACCAAGCTCAAAAGCCAGAAACTTGGGGAGCATAG
- the truA gene encoding tRNA pseudouridine(38-40) synthase TruA: MKTIKLTLAYLGEQYSGWQIQPRQPHLKTIQGELQKGLKLLTGEEVQVIGAGRTDAGVNALGQVAAFRTSSSIPCDRYPEALNGILPEDIIVYKGETAGDSFHSIKDAKGKWYRYHIYAGKFPHVFFNKISVHIKQELDFAKMSEAASLFKGVHDFRSFCVSKTEKKTFIRNIKECKISQHQNFIFLDIYGDGFLHNMVRIIAGTLINVGNGKLLPDDIPCIIRAQDRTLAGPTAPARGLCLIKVDYDIKENFFCKAENLDMPPLFY, translated from the coding sequence GTGAAGACGATTAAACTTACCCTTGCATATTTAGGTGAACAATACAGCGGGTGGCAGATACAGCCCAGGCAGCCCCATTTAAAAACAATACAAGGTGAATTGCAAAAGGGGCTAAAGCTTCTAACGGGTGAAGAAGTTCAAGTTATTGGTGCAGGAAGAACAGATGCAGGTGTAAACGCCCTGGGCCAGGTTGCAGCATTTCGAACCAGCAGCTCCATACCCTGTGACAGGTATCCAGAAGCCTTGAATGGAATACTCCCTGAGGATATTATAGTATATAAGGGTGAAACTGCTGGGGATAGCTTTCATTCCATTAAAGATGCTAAGGGTAAATGGTATAGATATCATATTTATGCAGGAAAATTTCCTCATGTTTTTTTCAATAAAATAAGTGTTCATATTAAACAAGAACTTGATTTTGCAAAAATGTCTGAAGCAGCTTCACTATTTAAGGGTGTGCATGATTTTCGCAGTTTTTGTGTGTCAAAGACTGAAAAGAAAACCTTTATAAGAAATATAAAGGAATGTAAAATATCTCAACATCAGAATTTTATTTTCTTAGATATTTACGGAGATGGATTTCTGCATAATATGGTTAGAATAATAGCAGGAACACTAATAAATGTTGGCAACGGCAAGCTTTTGCCAGATGACATCCCTTGCATAATTAGAGCCCAGGATCGCACCCTGGCAGGGCCAACAGCCCCAGCAAGGGGATTATGTCTGATAAAGGTTGACTACGATATAAAGGAAAATTTCTTCTGTAAAGCAGAAAATCTTGACATGCCCCCACTATTTTATTAA